A genomic window from Salvia hispanica cultivar TCC Black 2014 chromosome 5, UniMelb_Shisp_WGS_1.0, whole genome shotgun sequence includes:
- the LOC125189655 gene encoding uncharacterized protein LOC125189655 codes for MEATAPAADKDETIERLLEAPMTWIGNYVAAASLMCAAAMAADTLQGLLKKQHWFPSKYFPLNATSLTLLAVAMKLPVDLTTRMYTVTDRLAKISSTAFLSAAVANFLPSLGAMADKEVLSNAAALVVLVVTVVVNVAIQIIQMHSFLQSRRAFLEEIIVIALMLLLILIFVSSAAMIVSTKPYLEKKYHEMCRSAADEHENDELEAERAITAEQLRLCIKKHWMIAETGNPQFVLARSVTCSASGFLTLLIALVLLEAEVRMAKEFDLNILDQTNSSYGWSTKLVLLAQTAGVIVGAISPTTRWLTACRSNFRNSVTVESYWTQKMVELKQSSSSSQIQNLKWRRAIHILRGQFLQICISLQHFTVFTSKILLFLSLCFTSPIMAFISYASSLKIENRVSQTDPGLDLSEYAMLLEGEEHLRSQTLDKICKEVDQVIEKGRSRKPKNLLKLLSKSNSFKGVTQFDSDEIPSLHSQGLLPHCWSLPLVTLSSLALAFPIADNSISNLLKGVAEGLPFVKLVDKILDKKGRLASVRHAADVAWVELELFHMWQGKDLNELKKKKTEKNAREIVEELASSGEETVLGFVKGTRSCVMRNPLNWPANVIAADAMYRVARTVLLRRRERDGDEDEALFEEVCVVIADILAACLTNMVEVIRLKCHSKKIEKRERSVRRAALLLGETEEISVLLQQRQVPPGLDAKKAVYIEEWRRALALGQV; via the coding sequence ATGGAAGCAACCGCTCCGGCCGCAGACAAGGACGAGACGATCGAGAGGCTCCTCGAGGCGCCGATGACGTGGATAGGCAACTACGTCGCCGCCGCCTCGCTCATGTGCGCCGCCGCGATGGCCGCCGACACTCTCCAAGGACTATTGAAAAAGCAGCACTGGTTTCCGTCCAAGTATTTCCCTCTCAACGCAACTTCACTCACGCTCCTCGCGGTGGCGATGAAGCTCCCCGTCGATCTCACCACTCGGATGTACACCGTCACCGACCGCCTCGCGAAGATCAGCAGCACCGCCTTCCTCTCCGCCGCCGTCGCCAATTTCCTCCCCTCGCTCGGCGCCATGGCCGACAAGGAGGTCCTCTCCAACGCCGCCGCGCTGGTGGTGCTGGTGGTCACCGTCGTCGTCAACGTCGCCATCCAGATCATCCAGATGCACTCCTTCCTCCAGAGCCGCCGCGCGTTTTTAGAAGAAATCATCGTCATCGCGCTGATGCTGCTCTTAATCCTAATCTTCGTCTCCTCCGCGGCGATGATCGTCTCCACCAAACCCTACCTGGAGAAGAAGTACCACGAGATGTGCCGATCCGCCGCCGATGAGCACGAAAATGACGAATTGGAGGCGGAGAGAGCGATTACAGCTGAGCAATTGAgattatgcataaaaaaacactGGATGATTGCGGAAACTGGAAATCCCCAATTTGTGCTGGCTAGGTCAGTCACCTGCTCCGCTTCTGGTTTTTTGACATTGCTGATTGCTCTGGTTTTGCTAGAAGCAGAGGTCAGAATGGCGAAGGAATTCGATCTCAACATTCTAGATCAGACGAATTCGAGCTACGGATGGTCGACGAAGCTCGTTCTGTTAGCACAGACCGCCGGAGTTATCGTCGGCGCGATTTCTCCTACTACGAGATGGCTCACTGCTTGCAGAAgtaattttagaaattctGTTACGGTTGAGAGCTACTGGACTCAGAAAATGGTGGAATTGAAACAGAGCTCTTCATCTTCACAGATTCAAAATCTGAAATGGAGAAGAGCAATTCATATTTTGAGAGGTCAATTTCTGCAGATCTGCATTTCTCTGCAGCATTTCACTGTTTTTACTAGCAAAATTCtcctttttctatctctctgtTTCACATCCCCAATCATGGCATTCATTAGCTACGCATCAAGTTTGAAGATCGAAAATCGAGTATCGCAGACCGATCCAGGGCTCGATCTCAGCGAATACGCGATGCTGCTAGAAGGAGAAGAGCATCTCCGATCGCAAACACTGGACAAGATCTGCAAAGAAGTCGATCAAGTCATTGAAAAAGGCAGATCTAGAAAGCCGAAGAATCTCCTCAAACTCCTCTCCAAATCGAACAGCTTCAAAGGCGTGACGCAATTCGACAGCGATGAAATCCCAAGCCTACATTCACAAGGCCTCCTCCCACATTGCTGGTCCCTGCCTCTGGTGACGCTCTCCTCCCTCGCGCTGGCCTTCCCCATCGCGGACAATAGCATATCCAACTTACTAAAAGGCGTCGCGGAGGGGCTCCCCTTCGTGAAGCTGGTGGACAAAATTCTCGATAAAAAAGGCCGCTTAGCCAGCGTTAGACACGCAGCAGACGTGGCGTGGGTCGAATTAGAGCTTTTCCACATGTGGCAAGGCAAGGATCTGAAtgagttgaagaagaagaagacggaGAAGAATGCAAGGGAGATAGTGGAGGAGCTTGCAAGCAGTGGTGAGGAGACGGTCCTCGGGTTTGTGAAGGGAACGAGAAGCTGTGTGATGAGGAATCCGCTCAACTGGCCGGCTAATGTGATTGCGGCCGATGCAATGTACAGAGTGGCGCGGACGGTCTTGCTGAGGCGCAGGGAAAGGGAcggggacgaggacgaggcGTTGTTTGAGGAAGTGTGCGTTGTGATTGCGGATATTCTTGCGGCTTGCCTTACGAATATGGTAGAGGTGATACGGTTGAAGTGTCACAGTAAGAAGATTGAGAAGAGGGAGAGGAGTGTTCGTAGAGCGGCGCTTCTTCTCGGAGAAACGGAGGAGATTTCGGTGCTTCTGCAACAGCGTCAAGTGCCGCCGGGGTTGGATGCTAAGAAGGCAGTATATATTGAAGAGTGGAGAAGAGCTTTAGCTCTTGGCCaagtataa
- the LOC125189656 gene encoding uncharacterized protein LOC125189656 — protein MPVDDTKLVKQLEGPMPWIGAYAAVASTLCTLAMAADIFHGLRSRKYWFPSKYFSLNSAFLSLLAVAMKLPVDLTTKMYSVTDRLAKVSSLAFMSIVMANFLTSLGSMDNKSLVTNVVALSILVITIAGNVCIQIIQMRSYLNARRMFLEESVAMGLMLLLLVMVISSALTILSTKQYLETRYHDTRNSAVAEEESLVDARRESTKKLRVLIKKYWVMAETSSPQFVIARSVTSTVSGIVSLTIAVILVEAVVRIAIREGLFDQTLSSYKESTIGVVLSHTIGVVVGTVAPASRWLVAIRYRTSSSCINTMKNALTVEDYWTLKLVEWRQRSLSAKIQHLKSRKILHALKGLILVLSISTQHLIVRASKLVLAVSTCATKPIKSCLDYITSSKGRQVSDEVDLRRYVIQLDGEAELPAETLSNILKEVDANIKRGQKRKTRNLLNLLSKSRNFKGVIEFDSHQVPPLHPQQLPYCWSLPIATLACIAQTIPDVEREKSESLIRGVIEGLRYVKFIDKLLDSKSQLAKIRAAADAVSIDVEFRSRWQNKDLSEKSLRGKNAEEILNQFHQDSKAKVEKFVSNSKYCLVQNRAYWTPEAIADNAMYRMSKTILLNHGGDKTHEQLFETISIMIADILAACLTNLPRAITIKCHRDAIEEREKGVRKAAKYLGETEEIIELLQQHEFPILDPSKGAYIEEWRALTRLKDRENQHEHENCIFINIED, from the coding sequence ATGCCAGTCGACGACACGAAGTTGGTGAAGCAGCTCGAGGGGCCAATGCCGTGGATAGGAGCGTATGCAGCCGTGGCGTCAACGCTCTGCACGCTCGCCATGGCTGCCGACATCTTCCATGGGCTCCGGAGCAGGAAATACTGGTTCCCATCCAAATACTTCTCCCTAAATTCCGCCTTCCTGTCGTTGCTGGCGGTGGCGATGAAGCTCCCGGTGGATCTCACCACCAAGATGTACTCTGTCACAGACCGTCTCGCGAAGGTCAGCAGCCTCGCCTTCATGTCGATCGTCATGGCTAATTTCTTGACGTCGCTGGGGTCCATGGACAACAAGAGCTTGGTGACGAACGTGGTGGCTCTGAGCATTCTGGTGATCACCATCGCGGGAAACGTGTGCATCCAGATCATCCAAATGCGGTCCTATCTCAACGCGAGGCGCATGTTTCTGGAAGAATCTGTGGCTATGGGGTTGATGCTGTTGTTGCTGGTCATGGTCATATCATCTGCTCTCACAATCCTGTCCACCAAGCAGTATCTCGAGACGAGGTACCATGACACGCGTAACTCAGCAGTGGCCGAAGAAGAATCTTTGGTGGATGCGAGGAGAGAAAGCACGAAGAAACTGAGGGTGTTGATCAAGAAATACTGGGTGATGGCGGAGACCAGTAGCCCTCAGTTCGTGATAGCTCGTTCCGTGACAAGCACCGTGTCAGGCATCGTGAGCTTGACCATTGCTGTTATTCTGGTGGAGGCCGTGGTACGGATTGCGATCCGGGAGGGGTTATTCGATCAAACGCTTTCGAGTTACAAGGAGTCAACCATAGGGGTTGTGCTGTCGCATACTATTGGAGTGGTCGTGGGTACCGTTGCTCCGGCATCAAGATGGCTCGTCGCCATAAGGTATAGAACCTCATCCAGCTGCATAAACACAATGAAAAATGCATTAACTGTTGAGGATTACTGGACTCTGAAGCTAGTGGAATGGAGACAGAGGTCATTATCTGCAAAAATCCAACATctcaaaagtagaaaaatactCCATGCTCTCAAAGGACTAATTCTGGTACTCAGCATTTCTACTCAACATCTAATTGTTCGGGCGAGCAAACTAGTCCTTGCTGTCTCCACCTGCGCGACAAAGCCAATCAAATCCTGCCTCGACTACATCACAAGTTCAAAGGGGAGGCAAGTTTCTGACGAGGTGGACCTCAGGCGCTACGTTATTCAGCTCGATGGAGAGGCGGAGCTGCCAGCAGAAACACTGAGCAACATCCTCAAAGAGGTGGATGCAAACATCAAGAGAGGTCAGAAGAGGAAAACAAGAAACCTACTGAATCTTCTGTCCAAATCTCGCAACTTCAAAGGGGTGATAGAATTCGACAGCCATCAAGTTCCGCCTCTGCATCCTCAACAACTCCCTTATTGCTGGTCTCTGCCCATCGCCACTCTGGCCTGCATTGCACAAACGATCCCGGATGTTGAAAGGGAGAAATCGGAGAGTCTGATTCGCGGAGTCATTGAAGGGCTCCGCTATGTGAAGTTCATAGACAAACTACTAGACAGTAAAAGCCAGTTAGCGAAGATAAGAGCAGCAGCAGACGCAGTGAGCATAGACGTTGAGTTTCGCAGCAGGTGGCAGAACAAGGATCTCAGTGAGAAATCATTGAGAGGGAAGAATGCAGAAGAAATACTAAACCAATTCCATCAAGATTCTAAAGCAAAAGTCGAGAAGTTCGTGTCTAATTCCAAATACTGCCTAGTGCAAAACCGAGCATACTGGACCCCAGAGGCCATTGCAGACAACGCAATGTACAGGATGAGCAAAACAATTCTGCTCAACCACGGAGGCGACAAAACTCATGAGCAACTGTTCGAGACAATATCCATCATGATAGCGGACATACTGGCAGCGTGCCTCACGAATCTACCACGAGCAATCACCATCAAATGCCACCGTGATGCCATTGAGGAGAGGGAGAAGGGTGTGCGAAAAGCAGCTAAATATCTAGGTGAAACGGAGGAGATCATTGAACTACTACAGCAACACGAATTTCCTATCCTCGACCCTAGTAAGGGAGCTTACATCGAAGAATGGCGAGCATTGACCAGACTGAAGGATAGGGAAAATCAACATGAACATGAGAATTGCATTTTCATCAACATTGAGGATTAG